One stretch of Oceanimonas pelagia DNA includes these proteins:
- a CDS encoding copper resistance protein B — translation MKHVLSALALTAFPVLAQMDHGDMQMQGGQPPADARDPHAYSGGFSLDEGPYALPGPRQLKLADEHLFYGVLADRLERVDNGDDQALAYEVNAWAGRDYDRAVVRAEGDIEHGRLAEASTELLWRHALTGFWNSDLGVRYDTGHGPDQGWLAAGVSGLAPYWLELDATAYLGDDGQTALALEAEYELLLTQRLVLQPAIELTAYGSNDAERGQGQGLSELVAGARLRYEITRQFAPYVGWEWQAALGDRADQLREEDEATQEHRWVAGVRFWF, via the coding sequence ATGAAACATGTATTGAGCGCGTTGGCGCTGACCGCTTTTCCTGTCCTGGCTCAAATGGACCACGGCGATATGCAAATGCAGGGCGGGCAGCCGCCGGCCGATGCCCGGGATCCTCATGCTTACTCCGGCGGTTTCAGCCTGGACGAAGGCCCTTATGCGCTGCCCGGCCCCCGCCAGCTTAAACTGGCCGACGAGCATCTGTTTTACGGGGTGCTGGCCGACCGGCTGGAGCGGGTGGATAACGGTGATGACCAGGCACTGGCTTACGAGGTCAACGCCTGGGCTGGCCGCGACTACGACCGGGCCGTGGTGAGGGCGGAAGGCGACATTGAACACGGCAGGCTGGCGGAAGCCAGCACCGAGCTGCTGTGGCGCCATGCCCTGACCGGGTTCTGGAACAGCGATCTGGGGGTACGTTACGACACCGGGCACGGCCCGGATCAGGGCTGGCTGGCCGCCGGTGTGTCGGGGCTGGCACCCTACTGGCTGGAGCTGGACGCCACCGCCTACCTGGGCGACGACGGCCAGACCGCGTTGGCACTGGAGGCGGAATACGAGCTGTTATTGACCCAGCGGCTGGTGTTGCAACCGGCCATTGAACTCACCGCTTATGGCAGCAACGATGCCGAGCGCGGTCAGGGCCAGGGGCTGTCGGAACTGGTGGCCGGTGCCCGATTGCGCTATGAGATAACTCGGCAGTTCGCGCCCTATGTGGGCTGGGAATGGCAGGCTGCCCTGGGTGATCGCGCTGATCAACTCAGAGAAGAAGACGAGGCTACTCAGGAACATCGCTGGGTAGCCGGGGTCAGATTCTGGTTTTAA
- a CDS encoding cupredoxin domain-containing protein: MKTTLSVLMLSLLPGLALAAGEHGHHEGHNAASMQQSMHGVGRPGQPAEVSRTIAVDMGDDMRFTPAAIEVKAGETVRFFVKNAGKLNHELVLGNLAMLKEHADMMREMPGMQHAEPNMLSLKPGQKGGLVWHFDQAGTVDFACLIPGHMEAGMTGQVQVVQ; this comes from the coding sequence ATGAAAACCACGTTGTCCGTTTTAATGCTTTCCTTGTTGCCCGGCTTGGCGCTGGCCGCCGGTGAGCACGGCCACCATGAGGGCCATAATGCCGCCTCCATGCAACAGAGCATGCACGGGGTGGGTCGCCCCGGTCAGCCGGCCGAGGTCAGCCGTACCATAGCAGTAGACATGGGGGATGACATGCGCTTCACCCCGGCTGCCATTGAGGTAAAGGCGGGTGAAACCGTGCGCTTTTTTGTAAAAAATGCCGGCAAGCTTAATCACGAGCTGGTGCTGGGCAACCTGGCCATGTTGAAGGAGCATGCCGACATGATGCGTGAAATGCCGGGCATGCAGCACGCCGAACCCAATATGCTGAGCCTCAAGCCCGGTCAGAAAGGGGGACTGGTGTGGCATTTTGATCAAGCCGGCACCGTGGACTTTGCCTGCTTGATCCCGGGGCACATGGAAGCCGGCATGACAGGTCAGGTTCAGGTCGTACAATAA
- a CDS encoding c-type cytochrome: MSKSSDSSRWVLWLAGAVALVLLAMIASHFLMGGSQMWGDMPHERVLSAQGQAAYGEYCASCHGADLRGTPKGPPFIHKVYEPSHHGDEAFYRAAANGVRAHHWRFGDMPPVEGIGRDEVSDIIGYVREQQRQNGIR; this comes from the coding sequence ATGAGCAAGTCATCGGATTCATCCCGCTGGGTGCTCTGGCTGGCCGGGGCCGTGGCCCTCGTGTTACTGGCCATGATTGCCAGCCATTTTCTGATGGGTGGCAGCCAAATGTGGGGGGACATGCCCCACGAACGGGTACTTTCGGCGCAGGGACAGGCCGCTTACGGTGAATATTGCGCCAGTTGCCATGGTGCTGACCTCAGAGGCACCCCAAAGGGGCCACCCTTTATTCACAAGGTATATGAGCCGTCACACCATGGTGACGAAGCCTTTTACCGGGCCGCCGCCAACGGTGTGCGTGCCCATCACTGGCGCTTTGGCGACATGCCGCCGGTGGAAGGCATCGGTCGCGATGAGGTGAGCGACATTATCGGCTATGTGCGTGAGCAGCAACGGCAGAATGGCATTAGATGA
- a CDS encoding heavy metal translocating P-type ATPase, with protein MAKAVRHQDKHGKADAEKQRCHDGMEQQQELLIQGASCAGCVKKIEAALQSVPGVTHAEMNFAQRTVSVEGAVDASILIKAIEQAGYGAQTQSADSDDDALEEKEKADRAYYKRLMLEMTIALGLGVPLMIYGLLIGEMTVTTTTERIAWLLVGLLTLGVMLFSGKHFYVGAWQSCKNHSANMDTLIALGTGTAWLYSMVVVFFPQVVPDMARHVYFEATAMIIGLIDLGLALELKARGRTSEAIKRLIGLQPKTARVIRDGNDMDIPIEQVRLHDLVRVRPGEKVPVDGEVIEGHTAIDESMLTGEPMPVEKAEQDEVVAGTINKTGSIVFKATRVGKDTALAQIIGMVKRAQNSKPPIGRLADVIAAYFVPVIMMIAIVSALAWLNFGPEPAVAFAVVSATTVLIIACPCALGLATPMSVMVGVGKAAEAGVLIRNGEALQTSSKITAMILDKTGTITLGAPKVTDIVTVDGVDEAGVLQQVASLESGSEHPLALAVVESAKERGIKPLAVTGFNAIAGHGVEAVVEGKNLLFGNEKLMKDQGVALDDFVDKAQQLAAEAKTPMYFAVDGRLAALIAVADPIKEDSIAAIKRLQHNGIRVVMLTGDNRATAKAVAEKAGIKEFFAEVLPEDKSKKVQELQMQGEVVGMTGDGINDAPALAMANVGFAIGTGTDVAIESADITLMRGSLHGLADAIAVSKATLRNIKQNLFGAFIYNIAGVPVAAGLLYPFFGLLLSPVIAGAAMAFSSLTVVTNANRLRLFKTREH; from the coding sequence ATGGCGAAAGCGGTACGACACCAGGACAAACACGGCAAGGCGGATGCTGAAAAGCAACGTTGCCATGATGGCATGGAGCAGCAACAGGAGCTGTTGATTCAAGGAGCCAGCTGTGCCGGCTGTGTCAAAAAAATTGAAGCGGCCTTGCAAAGCGTGCCTGGTGTCACCCATGCCGAAATGAATTTTGCTCAGCGTACTGTCAGTGTTGAAGGGGCGGTCGACGCCAGCATCCTGATCAAGGCGATAGAGCAGGCCGGCTATGGCGCACAAACTCAGTCTGCAGACAGCGATGACGACGCCCTGGAGGAAAAAGAAAAAGCCGACCGTGCCTACTACAAACGCCTGATGCTGGAGATGACCATTGCTCTTGGCCTGGGTGTGCCCTTGATGATTTATGGGCTGCTTATCGGTGAAATGACCGTCACCACAACCACCGAGCGCATTGCCTGGCTGCTGGTTGGCCTGCTGACACTGGGAGTGATGCTCTTTTCCGGAAAGCATTTTTATGTAGGGGCCTGGCAGTCCTGTAAAAATCATTCTGCCAACATGGATACCCTGATTGCCCTGGGCACGGGCACAGCCTGGCTGTATTCGATGGTAGTGGTGTTTTTCCCCCAGGTCGTACCCGACATGGCCCGCCATGTTTATTTTGAAGCGACCGCCATGATTATTGGCCTGATCGATCTGGGGCTGGCACTGGAGCTGAAAGCGCGGGGGCGCACTTCAGAAGCCATTAAGCGCTTGATTGGCCTTCAGCCCAAAACGGCGCGTGTCATTCGCGATGGCAATGACATGGATATTCCCATCGAGCAAGTCAGGTTGCATGACCTGGTTCGAGTACGCCCCGGAGAGAAGGTGCCGGTAGACGGTGAAGTCATTGAAGGTCATACCGCCATTGATGAATCCATGCTGACCGGAGAGCCCATGCCGGTGGAAAAAGCGGAACAGGATGAGGTGGTGGCGGGCACCATCAATAAAACGGGGTCGATTGTGTTCAAGGCGACCCGGGTCGGTAAGGACACGGCTCTGGCGCAAATTATCGGTATGGTAAAACGGGCCCAGAACTCCAAGCCGCCCATTGGCCGGCTGGCGGATGTGATTGCTGCGTATTTTGTCCCTGTGATCATGATGATTGCCATCGTCAGTGCGTTGGCCTGGCTGAATTTTGGGCCTGAACCGGCAGTGGCCTTTGCGGTGGTATCGGCGACCACGGTATTGATTATTGCCTGCCCGTGCGCCCTGGGTCTGGCCACGCCCATGTCGGTGATGGTGGGCGTTGGCAAGGCCGCAGAGGCGGGTGTGCTGATCCGCAATGGCGAAGCTCTGCAAACTTCCTCCAAAATCACCGCCATGATCCTGGATAAAACCGGCACCATTACCCTGGGTGCCCCCAAGGTGACGGACATTGTAACGGTGGACGGGGTTGACGAGGCCGGGGTGTTGCAACAGGTTGCCAGCCTGGAATCCGGCTCTGAACACCCCCTGGCCTTGGCTGTGGTCGAGTCGGCCAAAGAGCGTGGTATTAAACCCTTGGCCGTTACCGGATTCAACGCCATTGCCGGTCACGGTGTCGAGGCGGTTGTCGAGGGTAAAAACCTGTTGTTTGGCAACGAAAAGTTAATGAAGGATCAGGGTGTTGCCCTTGATGACTTCGTTGACAAGGCGCAGCAGCTGGCCGCCGAGGCTAAAACCCCCATGTATTTTGCCGTGGATGGCAGGCTGGCGGCACTCATTGCCGTGGCCGACCCTATCAAGGAAGACTCCATTGCGGCTATCAAGCGTCTGCAACATAACGGTATTCGTGTGGTCATGCTGACTGGTGACAACCGTGCCACGGCCAAGGCTGTGGCGGAAAAGGCCGGTATCAAGGAATTTTTTGCCGAGGTTCTGCCGGAGGACAAGTCCAAAAAAGTACAGGAACTGCAAATGCAAGGGGAGGTGGTCGGCATGACCGGTGACGGCATCAACGATGCGCCGGCATTGGCGATGGCCAATGTGGGGTTTGCCATCGGCACCGGCACCGATGTGGCGATTGAGAGTGCCGACATTACCCTGATGCGTGGTTCACTGCATGGTCTGGCCGATGCCATTGCCGTGAGCAAGGCGACATTGCGTAACATCAAACAAAACCTGTTTGGTGCCTTTATTTACAATATTGCGGGTGTGCCCGTTGCCGCCGGTTTGCTGTACCCCTTCTTTGGGCTTCTGCTAAGCCCGGTCATTGCGGGGGCCGCCATGGCGTTTTCCTCGCTGACGGTGGTCACCAATGCCAACCGCCTGAGACTGTTCAAAACCCGGGAGCACTAA
- a CDS encoding cupredoxin domain-containing protein, with translation MILVNVLGVLLIALIVWWFWLYQPQATDLGASELTIVVENGTYQPARIQVPANQSVVLSFLRKDSSPCSETVLFPALKLSETLPLNKVKNITLPAMQEGEYDFHCQMQMYRGRLLVV, from the coding sequence ATGATTTTAGTTAACGTACTTGGCGTTTTGCTCATTGCCTTGATTGTCTGGTGGTTTTGGCTATATCAACCCCAGGCAACCGACCTGGGTGCAAGCGAACTGACCATTGTGGTGGAAAATGGCACCTATCAGCCGGCGCGCATCCAAGTGCCGGCCAATCAATCCGTGGTCTTGAGTTTTTTGCGTAAAGACTCGTCCCCCTGCTCCGAGACGGTTTTGTTCCCGGCGTTGAAGCTCAGCGAGACCTTGCCATTAAACAAGGTCAAGAACATCACACTGCCGGCGATGCAGGAGGGTGAATATGACTTTCATTGCCAGATGCAAATGTACCGAGGCCGGCTTCTGGTGGTGTGA
- a CDS encoding DUF2933 domain-containing protein — protein sequence MNKKPSFLSTPRGWLILGVVASLTYFLLVEHKQHLFIFLPYLIFLLCPLMHLFMHRGHKHGEHHHHEPGADETKEEAYRRGLEQGRREAKDKPED from the coding sequence ATGAATAAAAAACCGTCATTCTTGTCGACGCCCAGAGGGTGGCTCATTTTAGGTGTGGTTGCTTCACTCACTTACTTCTTGTTGGTCGAGCATAAACAGCACCTGTTTATCTTTTTACCCTATCTTATTTTTTTGCTGTGTCCATTAATGCACCTGTTTATGCACAGAGGGCACAAGCATGGCGAACATCACCATCATGAGCCTGGTGCCGATGAGACCAAGGAAGAAGCTTATCGTCGGGGGTTGGAGCAGGGGCGTCGAGAAGCTAAAGACAAACCAGAGGATTAA
- a CDS encoding heavy metal sensor histidine kinase has translation MRNHLSLTARLSLMFSLTMLAIWGLVSLVLIQALDQHFARQDEADLRGKMVLVKNLLATQLDNGQPDWTRLESRLHSALAGYGDHRLQITTPQGRLLAGSQLFRPPATDANAGPVIESWEENGIHYRSISAPFALPPRTSVSEMPDTVMIRVVFDTRYHQHFINDIKNGLLWLTGGIALISILLGWMASRAGLKPLRSLARLSTQVTANKLDHRLPVSGAPIELHGPIHAFNNMLDRLEESFQRLTTFSSDIAHELRTPVNGLLLQTQVALSQTRSDHDYREALYANLEAAERLNRMINEMLFLAKSEQGQLAIQCQSLDLAEEVDELIEFFEPLASERQVRLQRLGHARLWGDRAMLQRAISNLLTNAIRYTPAHQEVSIRVNGDDSAVTVEVANPGSPIPPEEWPRLFDRFYRADHARQQVTEGSGLGLAIAKAIVTSHGGTLSVHSDEQETCFTARFPLSGTE, from the coding sequence ATGCGCAATCATCTTTCCCTTACCGCACGCCTGAGCTTGATGTTCAGCCTGACCATGCTGGCTATCTGGGGCTTGGTCAGCTTGGTGTTGATACAGGCGTTGGATCAGCACTTCGCCCGCCAGGACGAGGCCGATCTCAGGGGCAAAATGGTACTGGTGAAAAACCTGCTGGCTACCCAGTTGGACAATGGCCAACCGGACTGGACCAGGCTGGAGTCCAGGTTGCATAGCGCTCTGGCCGGCTATGGCGACCACAGGTTGCAAATCACCACTCCCCAGGGGCGACTGCTGGCGGGCAGTCAGCTATTCCGACCTCCGGCCACAGACGCCAATGCTGGGCCTGTGATTGAAAGCTGGGAAGAAAACGGCATTCACTACCGCAGCATATCTGCTCCTTTTGCTCTGCCGCCCCGGACATCCGTGTCGGAGATGCCGGATACGGTGATGATCCGCGTGGTATTCGACACCCGCTACCACCAGCATTTTATCAATGATATCAAAAACGGCCTGCTTTGGCTGACCGGCGGCATTGCCCTGATCTCAATTTTGCTGGGCTGGATGGCCTCGCGCGCCGGACTCAAGCCCCTGCGTTCTCTGGCCAGGCTGTCCACGCAAGTCACCGCCAACAAGCTGGATCACCGGCTGCCGGTAAGCGGTGCTCCGATCGAGCTGCATGGGCCCATTCACGCCTTTAACAACATGCTGGATCGGCTGGAAGAATCCTTTCAGCGGCTCACCACCTTTTCCTCCGACATTGCCCACGAATTGCGCACCCCGGTGAACGGCCTGCTACTGCAAACCCAGGTGGCACTCAGCCAGACCCGCTCGGACCACGACTACCGGGAAGCTCTCTATGCCAACCTGGAGGCCGCCGAACGATTGAACAGAATGATCAATGAAATGCTGTTTTTGGCCAAATCGGAGCAGGGACAATTAGCCATACAGTGCCAGTCGCTGGATCTGGCGGAAGAAGTGGATGAGTTGATCGAGTTTTTCGAGCCGCTGGCCAGTGAGCGACAGGTGCGGTTGCAACGCCTGGGCCATGCCCGGTTGTGGGGAGACAGGGCCATGCTGCAACGGGCCATCAGCAACCTGCTGACCAATGCCATTCGTTACACCCCGGCACACCAAGAAGTGAGTATTCGTGTAAACGGCGATGACAGCGCCGTGACTGTGGAGGTGGCCAACCCGGGCTCCCCCATTCCTCCCGAGGAATGGCCTCGGCTGTTTGACCGGTTTTACCGGGCGGATCACGCCCGCCAGCAGGTGACCGAAGGATCTGGACTGGGCTTGGCCATCGCCAAGGCCATTGTGACCAGCCACGGAGGCACCCTGTCGGTACACTCCGACGAGCAGGAAACCTGCTTTACCGCCCGTTTTCCTCTTTCCGGCACGGAATGA
- the rcnR gene encoding Ni(II)/Co(II)-binding transcriptional repressor RcnR yields MSHTLREQKKLNARVSKIQGQVNGLQKMLLEDHECQQVLQQIAAIRGAVNGLMREVIKGHLAEHLVLEEDLSKREADMDVVLKILDSYMK; encoded by the coding sequence ATGTCTCATACCCTGCGAGAACAAAAGAAGCTCAATGCACGGGTCAGCAAAATCCAGGGCCAGGTGAATGGCCTGCAAAAAATGCTGCTAGAAGATCATGAATGTCAGCAGGTATTGCAGCAAATTGCCGCCATTCGTGGAGCGGTAAACGGCCTAATGCGGGAAGTGATTAAAGGCCATCTCGCCGAGCATCTGGTGCTTGAAGAAGACCTCAGCAAGCGCGAGGCGGATATGGATGTTGTTCTGAAAATACTTGATTCTTATATGAAATAG
- a CDS encoding nickel/cobalt efflux protein RcnA, which yields MDFAALLQQGNGWFFIPSAILLGALHGLEPGHSKTMMAAFIVAVKGTVRQAVMLGLAATLSHTAIVWLIAVGGMYISQKFTAEAAEPWMQLVSGGIILSTGVWMFWRTRRDEQRWRRAQRHAQDWKTQVVDTGHGHVALSIADGEGHQRFQLKTLSGKPLSADHVHLRVAPAGASSPEVYHFIEKEGYLESASCVEKAEHLALTLSIGHHDHSHDFDVHFHPHAHGSEGGQEYQDAHERAHALDIQRRFANREVSNRQILLFGLTGGLIPCPAAVTVLLICIQLKALTLGATLVVSFSIGLALILVAVGIVAAVGVQKASNKWSGMNELARKAPYLSSLLISAVGLYMGTHGYMALMG from the coding sequence ATGGACTTTGCAGCGTTACTGCAACAGGGCAATGGCTGGTTCTTTATTCCCAGTGCGATATTGCTGGGGGCTTTACACGGGCTAGAGCCCGGCCACTCCAAGACCATGATGGCGGCGTTCATTGTGGCGGTAAAAGGCACCGTCAGGCAGGCGGTCATGCTGGGGCTGGCGGCCACCCTGTCTCACACCGCCATCGTCTGGCTCATCGCCGTGGGCGGCATGTATATCAGTCAGAAGTTCACCGCAGAAGCCGCTGAGCCCTGGATGCAACTGGTGTCGGGGGGGATCATACTGTCGACGGGTGTCTGGATGTTCTGGCGAACCCGGCGCGATGAGCAAAGATGGCGGCGGGCCCAGCGCCATGCGCAGGACTGGAAAACGCAAGTGGTGGATACGGGGCACGGACATGTGGCTCTGTCGATTGCTGACGGAGAAGGACATCAGCGCTTTCAGTTGAAAACCCTTAGCGGAAAACCGTTGAGCGCAGATCATGTTCATCTGCGTGTGGCTCCCGCAGGGGCTTCCTCTCCCGAGGTGTATCACTTCATTGAGAAAGAAGGTTACCTGGAGTCGGCCTCGTGTGTAGAGAAGGCTGAGCACCTGGCGCTGACCCTGAGCATAGGGCACCACGATCATTCCCATGACTTCGATGTGCACTTTCACCCCCATGCGCATGGCAGCGAAGGAGGGCAGGAATATCAGGATGCCCACGAGCGGGCCCATGCGCTGGATATTCAGCGGCGTTTCGCCAACCGGGAAGTGAGCAACCGGCAAATCCTGCTGTTTGGCCTGACCGGCGGCCTCATTCCCTGCCCGGCCGCCGTGACCGTGTTGCTGATCTGTATTCAGCTTAAAGCCCTGACCCTGGGAGCAACACTGGTGGTGTCATTCAGCATAGGGTTAGCCCTGATCCTGGTGGCGGTGGGCATCGTGGCGGCGGTTGGCGTGCAAAAGGCCAGTAACAAGTGGAGTGGCATGAATGAACTCGCGCGCAAGGCGCCCTACTTGTCGAGCCTGCTGATCAGCGCTGTGGGGCTGTATATGGGCACGCACGGTTATATGGCACTGATGGGTTAA
- a CDS encoding AAA family ATPase, giving the protein MIKELKLTNVGPAPAMALEFGKRLNLITGDNGLGKSFLLDIAWWSMTRKWPSEINPKLTVGKKVQPRHKGESAISFSFSGKVKDVSYESSYERREEAWTGSAGRPANPGLVLYAMTDGSFAVWDPARNYWQTRNGVDIQERRPAYVFAPDEVWQGLKADDGTVLCNGLIQDWGTWQKEKGEAFNHLVQVLKVLSPSDKEVLQPGDLTRISLDEARDIPTIRMPYGQDVPVVHASSGIRRVIALAYFLVWAWEEHRKAADLLQEEPTHQVVFLIDEVESHLHPSWQRSIIPALLSVMEKLTRRPDVQLITATHSPLIMASVEPVFDLVKDAWFDLDLEQGEVKLRQRPFVRQGDASSWLTSEAFDLESARSREAEAVLAEATQALSDPGFNANEAKKLDARLRRVLSDTDPFWMRWRFVAEKKGWL; this is encoded by the coding sequence ATGATTAAAGAACTGAAACTGACCAATGTGGGTCCGGCTCCCGCCATGGCGCTTGAGTTTGGCAAGCGCCTGAATCTGATCACCGGGGACAACGGCCTGGGCAAAAGTTTTTTGCTGGATATAGCCTGGTGGTCGATGACCCGTAAATGGCCATCCGAGATCAACCCCAAGCTGACAGTAGGCAAAAAGGTGCAGCCTCGTCACAAGGGTGAGTCGGCCATCAGCTTCTCCTTCTCGGGCAAGGTGAAAGACGTCAGCTACGAAAGCAGCTATGAGCGCCGGGAAGAAGCCTGGACCGGCAGCGCCGGACGTCCGGCCAACCCTGGGCTGGTGCTTTATGCCATGACCGACGGCAGCTTTGCCGTATGGGATCCGGCCCGCAACTACTGGCAAACCCGCAATGGCGTGGATATACAAGAGCGCCGCCCTGCCTATGTGTTTGCGCCCGATGAAGTCTGGCAGGGGCTCAAGGCCGATGATGGCACCGTGCTCTGTAATGGCCTTATTCAGGACTGGGGCACTTGGCAAAAGGAAAAAGGCGAGGCGTTTAATCACCTGGTGCAGGTGCTGAAGGTATTGTCCCCTTCCGACAAGGAAGTGCTGCAGCCAGGCGATCTGACCCGCATCAGCCTGGATGAAGCTCGCGATATTCCCACCATTCGCATGCCCTATGGCCAGGATGTGCCGGTAGTGCATGCTTCCTCTGGTATTCGCCGAGTGATTGCCTTGGCCTACTTTCTGGTCTGGGCCTGGGAAGAACATCGCAAAGCCGCTGACCTGCTGCAGGAAGAGCCCACTCACCAGGTGGTGTTTCTGATCGACGAAGTGGAATCGCACCTTCACCCCAGCTGGCAACGCAGTATTATTCCCGCCCTGTTGTCGGTGATGGAAAAGCTGACCCGCCGTCCGGATGTGCAGTTAATCACCGCCACTCATTCGCCGTTGATCATGGCCTCGGTTGAGCCGGTGTTCGACCTCGTAAAAGACGCCTGGTTTGACCTGGACCTGGAGCAAGGCGAGGTAAAGCTGCGGCAGCGGCCGTTTGTTCGCCAGGGTGATGCCTCAAGCTGGCTGACCAGTGAGGCCTTCGATCTGGAAAGTGCCCGTTCAAGAGAAGCAGAAGCCGTGCTGGCTGAGGCTACCCAAGCGCTCAGCGATCCCGGCTTTAATGCCAATGAGGCAAAAAAACTGGATGCCCGGCTACGCCGGGTGCTGAGTGATACCGATCCTTTTTGGATGCGGTGGCGTTTTGTGGCCGAGAAAAAAGGGTGGCTCTAA